The genomic segment AAACTCGTCCCATCGAGATAAGTCTCGAGTTTAATCGGACCCGACTCATGCACACACATATATCAttcttaataataaatttttatatttaataataatattttattcatacatttattttataatattttaatatgaaataaatatattcaaTATGAAAATATAcatttacatttttttattaattattaactgaataaaaattgataaattttaaatatacttttttaaatattattaatataaaatttaaaaataactttaatgattaattatttttaaaacattttattttgtattttaaaaaaacaaaaacttgtgtgagatggtctaaTGAGTCGtattgtgagacagatatcttattttggtcacctatgaaaaagtattactttatatgctaaaaatattactttttattgtgaatatgagtagagttgaCTCGTGTCACAGATAATGAGAGACACCCACTcttctaaaaaataattttggtgGATTCGAGAGTTCAATTCGGATTAGAACTGTCTGGTTCATGAGTTAAAGTAGGGCCTGTCCAATGGTTTGATGGGTCGAGTCTGGGTTTGGCCAAACTCACCTGAACCCAACTCGTGGCCACTTGTCATTTCTGGCCAAGATGAATGACAGGTTGTGAGCCAGCCAACCTATCCAAACGAACCGATCGATACACCACTCCCGAATGGTGGGTCGGCCCATATTGCCCCCGTTGCCTTTTTTGACAACTCTGAATAAACACTTTCCTCGCGTTTGTGTGCATAAATTCCCAGTTTTGGCCTCAGACCAATTTACTTCTTTTTCTCTAGCTCAAGTGAAGAGAGAAGAGGAGTCTATTTCTAGGGCTTGCAATTTCTGATAATCGATTCGAAGGCGCACCAGAGCAATAGAAAAGCATGGGCGGTGGGAACGCTCAAAAATCGAAGATGGCTCGCGAGAAGAACCTGGAGAAATTGAAAGCTGCTGGAAAAGGTCTCTTCCACCcccccaaaaaaaaattatgtaataattttcaaattttctctTATTTATCGTGCTGAATTCCTGAATTATCCGATCTGTGTAGGGAGCCAGCTAGATTCCAACAAGAAAGCCATGACAATCCAGGTACTTTTTTTTAAACGTGTGTCTAGGTAATAGTCATCGATGTGCTTATGGTGCGGTGCGGTGCTTGTTGGAAGTTGAGTTTTGGTAGTTTATGCAGTAGATTTTCTGTGGTCGCGAAACTACTACCTGAAAAGAATCTATGTTTGTGAAGGAAATACATTTGATGAAGCTCTAAACTTCACTTGAATTCCTATATTTACGTTGTTTGAATATAATTAGTGCAATCTTGATTGATTAATGATTATTAGTGATCACGTTCACCAACACTTCATCATGGTTCCTTGGATGATGAAGACCTGATTTTTGTTGATTGGAAAAGATTTCCATTGTTTTTCTAAGTCTTCTCTGAAAAATCCTGTTTTCGGTTATGCCACTCATTTTCCCCACTTTATGGGAAACCACGGACTCCAAACAATATGCTTCTGGTTTTCCATGATACGATTCTTTTAATCATGCATCAATGAAGTAAAGACATCATTTTCTCAACCTACCCATGGCTTCACAATAGCGGATCAATCTTATTATTGGATGGATGATCTACCCTTTATAGAATATTAATCTAACAGGTCATAGCAAAAGTGAAATGAAGAGTTATAAAATGGTCGGAGTCGTTGGGAATTATTTCTCAATAGCAGGAGTGTAGGACTTTCTTGCTCATGAAGATTATGGAAAGAACTCATTTACTTTCGGAACCAAAATCCTGTTATTACATTCATAATATCTTGTACAATAGAATTTTTTATAGAATATTAATCTAACAGGTCATAGCAAAAGTGAAATGAAGAGTTATAAAATGGTCGGAGTCGTTGGGAATTATTTCTCAATAGCAGGAGTGTAGGACTTTCTTGCTCATGAAGATTATGGAAAGAACTCATTTACTTTCGGAACCAAAATCCTGTTATTACATTCATAATATCTTGTACAATAGAATTTTTTATAGAATATTAATCTAACAGGTCATAGCAAAAGTGAAATGAAGAGTTATAAAATGGTCGGAGTCGTTGGGAATTATTTCTCAATAGCAGGAGTGTAGGACTTTCTTGCTCATGAAGATTATGGAAAGAACTCATTTACTTTCGGAACTAAAATCCTGTTATTACATTCATAATATCTTGTACAATAGAATTTTTTCTATTAGATGAATTTAACATGATTATCTTGATggattttttctttacaaaTTTTTTACTGAAGACAAGATATTTGACTATCCTTTCTAACC from the Primulina eburnea isolate SZY01 chromosome 3, ASM2296580v1, whole genome shotgun sequence genome contains:
- the LOC140826458 gene encoding uncharacterized protein At2g23090 gives rise to the protein MGGGNAQKSKMAREKNLEKLKAAGKGSQLDSNKKAMTIQCKVCMQTFMCTTSEVKCKEHAEAKHPKVDLHSCFPHLKQ